The Manihot esculenta cultivar AM560-2 chromosome 8, M.esculenta_v8, whole genome shotgun sequence genomic interval TATCTGTAGCCTTACCAATTTTTTGTTGTTTTCccataattttaacttttcataTAAGATGATGAAATAATTCActtttatctttctttttttcctctTAAGAGAAAGTTTTATCGTCCAAACAAaacagtaaaaaataaattttattttcctcatttaaaaaagagatttattatttaatttttaagtatttttattattaataagtatttttaaaaatttataaaaatattttcatttttttttattaacaaaatagttttttcatttttttttctttcaaaataattgaataatgagagaatttttaaaatttaattttgtttttaaatagaattttttattgagtctctagttattattattattaacaagtcagtttttaaatttttttaggaagaaagaagaatttAATGACAGAAATAGTCGGaaggattattttattgatgggaagattattttgttgacggagaaaaaataaaaatgttttaatagatttctggtAAGCTAAGAATTAATtcgttaataatagtaatatttagatattaaataataaatttcttttaaaaaaaatactgttATAAAtagaagaattattttattgatcttggaaaaaaaaaatgttttaataggtAAGATCTCAAAATGTTTACCAAAGTTGTTTCATTTTTTATAACGCTGCTTTGAAGCTGTCTCGACGGCCAACGGCAAATATGACGAGCCAGCAGTAAGCAAGCCCAAGGGCTGGATCCACTATTGATGATGGTTTAGCCGAAGCTTGATTAAGATCAATATTCAAAGCCCATTGGATTACTGATCGATGCTTAACTTGTCCGGACTTGTGATTTTCATTGTCAAGGATGTCCATATTTCCTATATATTATTCTCCAAAATTTTATGAATTCATTCAAATTATTGTGggtaattatttttctattcaaCTTTCGAAAaagattataatattattaaattaaaaattcatttatatataatatatttagaaatatataaaaatgatttaaataattaacattgaatcaaattatgataatttaatttattttgatttgacaATTTAAATAGTTGGATTTAATTTTACTAAGTAAAAAAATTGCAGATtgttatttgatttgattcctAATTTtcaagagattaaagataaataataataataataaaaaagtgatAACCGAATATACACTTTTTCTAGAATGTACAAATgttaagtaataataataaaaaagggcTGGATCCtattttgttatatttatatattataattttttattaattaaatttaatattttaaaattattttaaatatattttaatattatatgtaacgctaaaaattaacaaaattattatattgcCAGTGAATATCAAATTACTTATACTGCGTTAGACAGTTTAAAATTAatcagataaaaaaaattttatactttatttttgatataattttaatttatggttttaatgttgGATCAAATATACTTATTGTTATTGGAGATTTATACCATTAtcaatttatcttttttattattaaatgtatttaaaaaaatattatttatattattattattaataattttataataataattttagttaaaataaaattaagaaatcggttttttttaatgtatttcatatatttactatttaatattacttttaaaactatcaaaaaaataatattattaaatatattaataatgaaacattaaaaaataatttaaaataatttagcttaagaatataaaaaaataaaaaaataattttttaggatACTTTTTCTAAATCATTGTTTTAACTATCAAATATAATACTAATCAATACCTTTTATAAAGcgaatttttgaattaaattttagattatttttaatatataaattaaattagaatttaatcGTCTAATCTgaatctattaaatatttaaaaatatatataatttatctgCAATCGTATATTCGAGTCTTATTTGTTCTTCTATCTCTTaccaaaaacttaaaattttattaatgtaattatcaaaaaattttatattatatttttttataaattaaactatattatataaaaaaattaataattctatcttaaaattttaaattattatcaattttatattaaaatttaacgtGTTACAATAACATAGTATTAATCTGACAACGATATAGCAGTTTCGTTAATTTGCaacaatataattaataataattaaaataatttaaaaagttaaaatttaattttaaaaaatataaaatgtaattgcaattatcaaaatataaaaaataatttttttaaaaaaaaaataatttcttttaaaataacttattttctatttaaataaaaattttgtacctttgtgaaataaaaaagaaaaaaaaaagaaaagaaagaacacgGAGAGGGTACAAGGATGGGCAGAGGAGGTTGGTAGAAGAGAAGGCGTGTTTGGAGTAGAATgaaaaagcaaaaaagaaagaaaaaaacagGAATCATTGAATTTGAAAGtcgaaaagaaaagaaagaaagataagATATGATCTGGTTGTGACTGATTTCACGAGTTCACAAATCACGAATGCAGTGGGGTTGTTGGGGAGCCTAGCCTCACTGTCCTCTTTCAGCCATCTCATTGCTCTCTATGTTTTTATGCTCCCCCTATCAAGACAATGAGTTACTCTTGTAAATTTACAATGAAAAGCATATGCCACACCTTTAAGAAATAGTAACCTAAGTTATTTGAATGAGTTACATCCCACCTATTTTCTCAATATAATATCACTACACTAATTGtattatttgtaaatttttagATTTGTAAACTTAAATGTCTCAAATATTCAAATATGtcttaaaatatgaatttaattaaatataaggtGATGAAGTAGACCCATTTGGTTTTATCAATAGTATCAATACATACCATACCCAAGGACTCCTTCAATAAATCAACATAGCTACTAGGCTGTACCAAAGCATGCAGGTGTCAATAGAGGAAAAAGTCTGAGGAATGGTCCACTGCAAGATACAATattaaagaattaaaacttgcaaatttaagaaaattcattgttcgaaaaaaaaaataaaaaataaaattagtgggtccgaataaaaaaaattgaaaactttCTATTTTTGTCAAAGAAAAAAACTGATATATTTAAGATGGcagattataaaaaataaagcacAATTGATAATATGGattataaagaaaattagaATACAGGAGTGCTTCGCTTTGAAGGTAAGAGAATATGTTGTCTTGTTGCCATCAATATGAAGGAAGGAGATCAATCTGAAAAGTTTATAGAGTTCTTGAATATCTTTGATCAACACTTGGATAATAAGGGAAATAATGTGATCAGTAGTAGTTTGGATCACCATCAAGGAATCACCTTCCACCATAGTGTCCTCTAAATTGTGATTATGTGCTATAAGGAGAGCTTCTCGACAAGCAAGATATTCTAAAATAAGAGGAtcagaaatattttcaaaaatcttaCAATGACAAAACCAAGGTTTCCCACTTGAATCTCTAGCAAGAATAGCCGAAGAACCTTTGGGTCTATTATGATCAACCACAATATCAAAATTAACCTTGAAAATGTTTGGAGGGGAAGGAGACCAATGAATAGACATATTATTAGAACCAAAATGAGGAGAAAAGTGCACATCACACTCCTTCAAAGTAATAGAGAAATCTTCATAGTGATTAAGGGTAATCATAACAATATTCTGGACCTCTTGgtgattattttgaaaaataatagcaTTTCTGCTCTTCCAAATTTGCCAAAGAAGGAAAATGGCTATTTGTGGAAGGAGCACCAACTCCTTCCGAATGAGATAAAATGTAAGAGAATAATTTCTCCCCATAATCCTTAATACTCCATGACTCGAGGAGAGTGGAGCGAAAATGCAAGGGAGAGTTGATCCACACTGCTGCCGCTCTTAGATAAGAAACGAACATATGCTTTAAAGTTTCTCGCTCCCTACACCACCTGTAAGAAAAATTCATTTGTGAAAATATGTAATTAAGGAGGTCATAGCAAGGAAGATGTTCTTTAAGAAATAACCATAGAAAGATATACAATTTAGAGGGCGaagatatttttcaaatattttttcaaaaggATATCATATTGCTTGGGTTAGTTATGTTTGGATCTGTTGAAGAATATGGGCGTTGAAGTATCTTCCATGTAACCTAGTAACCCGATTTAACAGAATAGTGACCTTGCCTGTTAAAATGCTATATCAATCTATCTTCTTGCATAAATATCGAAATAGGGATGAAGAGCATATTAAGAATATCTTCCTCTAAGATCTGTTTCTCCAAGAATGTGAAGAGTGGTCAATTAATTACGATACCTAAATAATGTTGTGGTTATGGCCATCTTTAGTGCTCAATTTAGAAGGAAAAGAGTTAGGAACCCAAAGTTTCTAGTTGCACATAATGGAGTTACCATTTCCCACATTCCAATGTATACCTTCTTCAAGGACTTATCGTCCCCACAAGATACTTTGCCAGCCCTAAGATGGAGATCCCCCAGATTGGGCATTCATGAGAGTGGTGGAGTGAAAATACTTCTCTTTAAGGATTCTAGCTAACAAGGAAGAAGGGTTTTGGATGATACGCCAGCCTTGCTTTGCAAGAAAAGCCATATTGAAGCTTTGAAGATCACGAAAACCCAAACCATCTTTGCTTTAGGATTACACATCCAAAAGATCCA includes:
- the LOC110621552 gene encoding uncharacterized protein LOC110621552 codes for the protein MGRNYSLTFYLIRKELVLLPQIAIFLLWQIWKSRNAIIFQNNHQEVQNIVMITLNHYEDFSITLKECDVHFSPHFGSNNMSIHWSPSPPNIFKVNFDIVVDHNRPKGSSAILARDSSGKPWFCHCKIFENISDPLILEYLACREALLIAHNHNLEDTMVEGDSLMVIQTTTDHIISLIIQVLIKDIQELYKLFRLISFLHIDGNKTTYSLTFKAKHSLDHSSDFFLY